The Rhododendron vialii isolate Sample 1 chromosome 5a, ASM3025357v1 genome contains a region encoding:
- the LOC131326217 gene encoding F-box/kelch-repeat protein At1g22040-like, giving the protein MGGILSRRAGKSDFYEFPQGETTKRQRISSSFYEESPRLIPCLPDEISIQILARLPRICYVGLKLVSRSWKSAIVNDELYKIRKELSKTEEWLYILTKGEDDKLMWHALDPVCQKWQRLPLMPNIAEEGSKGGPLGLWMWNMVGSSIRIADAISGWLGRKDRSNRMPFCGCAVGAINGCIYVLGGFSRASAMSSVWYYDPILNKWRESSPMSVGRAYCKTSVLNRKLYVVGGVTRGHGGLTPLQSAEVFDPCTGIWSQVPNMPFSKAQVLPTAFLADLLKPIATGMTSYRGKLYVPQSLYCWPFFVDVGGEVYDPETNSWVEMPMGMGEGWPAKQAVTKMSVVVDGELYALDPSSSLDSAKMKRYDHEDDAWKVVEGDVPIRDFADSESPYLLGGLVGKLHVITKDANHNISVMQAERQNDSTSLPSTSSTLSADSPNLARSETNIWKVISTRCAGPEELVSCQILDI; this is encoded by the coding sequence ATGGGGGGAATATTGAGTCGTAGAGCTGGAAAGAGCGATTTCTATGAGTTTCCACAGGGTGAAACCACCAAGAGGCAAAGGATATCTTCAAGCTTTTACGAGGAGAGTCCACGATTAATTCCCTGCCTTCCCGATGAGATATCAATCCAAATTCTTGCTAGACTTCCAAGAATTTGCTATGTGGGCTTAAAACTAGTCTCACGGAGCTGGAAATCTGCCATTGTGAATGATGAACTTTATAAAATTAGAAAAGAACTTTCAAAAACAGAAGAGTGGCTCTATATTTTGACCAAGGGGGAAGACGATAAGCTTATGTGGCATGCATTGGATCCGGTGTGTCAGAAATGGCAAAGGCTGCCACTGATGCCTAACATTGCGGAAGAAGGATCTAAAGGGGGTCCATTAGGCCTTTGGATGTGGAATATGGTGGGGTCAAGTATCAGAATTGCAGATGCCATAAGTGGGTGGCTTGGGAGGAAAGACAGATCAAATCGAATGCCCTTCTGTGGTTGTGCTGTTGGAGCTATTAATGGCTGCATCTATGTTTTAGGTGGATTTTCCAGAGCTTCAGCCATGAGTAGTGTTTGGTATTATGATCCGATTCTTAACAAGTGGAGGGAATCAAGTCCCATGTCAGTAGGTAGAGCTTATTGTAAGACAAGTGTCTTAAACAGAAAGCTTTACGTCGTTGGAGGGGTTACTAGAGGTCACGGAGGACTAACTCCACTGCAGTCCGCTGAGGTGTTTGATCCTTGTACTGGGATTTGGTCGCAAGTCCCAAACATGCCGTTTTCAAAAGCTCAGGTCCTACCGACGGCATTTTTGGCCGATTTGCTTAAACCTATTGCAACCGGAATGACCTCATACAGGGGAAAACTTTATGTGCCTCAGAGTTTATATTGTTGGCCATTTTTCGTGGATGTCGGAGGGGAGGTTTACGATCCCGAAACAAATTCATGGGTTGAAATGCCGATGGGCATGGGAGAGGGGTGGCCTGCAAAGCAGGCGGTAACCAAAATGAGTGTCGTTGTTGATGGTGAGTTGTATGCATTGGATCCTTCCAGTTCTTTGGATAGTGCTAAGATGAAAAGGTATGATCACGAAGATGATGCTTGGAAAGTGGTTGAGGGAGATGTCCCCATCCGTGATTTTGCTGATTCTGAGTCTCCTTATTTGCTTGGTGGTTTAGTAGGGAAGCTTCACGTGATCACAAAAGATGCAAACCATAATATTTCAGTCATGCAGGCTGAAAGACAAAATGATTCGACCTCATTGCCATCAACTTCATCCACTCTTTCGGCTGATTCCCCCAACCTGGCAAGATCTGAGACGAATATATGGAAGGTCATTTCCACTAGGTGTGCGGGTCCTGAGGAACTTGTCAGTTGCCAGATCCTTGATATCTAG